In Cycloclasticus sp., a single genomic region encodes these proteins:
- a CDS encoding DciA family protein produces MFKQPFKNKNLPLNGLQYIQQNLNQQRRLLQVVQACLTTDLATHCIHITANKNNITLFTDSSVWASKLLYLRQTILKALFEHFGERVHTLKIKVLAKHTVKSDLLPKSPSANALRLLSEANQSKPTDSLSISMSKLIKTLKKNKLSS; encoded by the coding sequence ATGTTTAAACAACCATTCAAAAATAAAAATCTACCGTTGAATGGCTTGCAGTATATTCAGCAGAATCTAAACCAACAACGACGGCTTCTTCAGGTAGTCCAAGCATGCTTAACCACTGATTTAGCTACACACTGCATACATATTACCGCGAATAAAAACAACATTACTCTATTCACTGACTCTTCTGTTTGGGCATCTAAGTTATTGTATTTGCGTCAAACCATTCTAAAGGCTCTCTTTGAGCACTTCGGAGAACGAGTCCATACTTTAAAGATTAAGGTGTTAGCCAAGCACACGGTAAAAAGCGACCTCTTGCCTAAATCACCATCCGCTAATGCCCTTAGGCTCCTTTCTGAAGCCAATCAATCCAAGCCAACCGATAGTCTCAGCATCTCTATGAGCAAGCTCATTAAGACACTAAAAAAAAACAAGCTATCTTCTTAA
- the lpxC gene encoding UDP-3-O-acyl-N-acetylglucosamine deacetylase yields MIKQRTLKNVIRATGVGLHSGEKVYLTLRPAGIDAGIVFRRVDFDEPVVIPAKAENVGDTQLSTTLIQGGVRVSTVEHLLSAIAGLGIDNIYIDLSAAEVPIMDGSAGPFVFLLQSAGIEEQHAAKRYIRIKKEVRVEDGDKWASFVPFEGFKVGFSIEFDHPVFKSRVQEATIDFSSTSFVKEISRARTFGFMKDIEMLRQRNLALGGSMDNAIVVDDFRVLNEDGLRYEDEFVKHKILDAIGDLYLLGHSLIGEFHGHKSGHELNNKLLRELLIQPEAWEEVTFDDNDEFPISYMEPLPASV; encoded by the coding sequence ATGATTAAACAACGAACGCTGAAAAATGTGATTCGTGCCACTGGTGTTGGTTTACATAGTGGCGAAAAGGTTTATCTAACGTTACGTCCTGCTGGCATTGATGCAGGTATTGTTTTTCGTCGGGTCGACTTTGACGAACCCGTTGTTATTCCTGCAAAAGCTGAAAATGTGGGAGATACCCAGCTATCAACAACGCTTATTCAAGGCGGGGTCAGGGTGTCTACTGTAGAACACTTGCTGTCAGCTATTGCGGGTTTAGGCATCGATAATATTTATATTGATTTGAGTGCTGCCGAAGTGCCGATTATGGACGGTAGCGCGGGCCCATTTGTTTTTCTACTGCAATCTGCAGGAATAGAAGAGCAGCATGCTGCAAAACGTTATATCCGCATTAAAAAAGAAGTTCGCGTCGAAGACGGTGACAAGTGGGCAAGCTTTGTGCCATTTGAAGGATTTAAAGTTGGTTTTAGCATTGAGTTTGACCACCCTGTCTTCAAGTCTCGGGTACAAGAAGCCACCATTGATTTTTCTTCAACCTCTTTCGTTAAAGAAATTAGTCGCGCAAGAACCTTTGGTTTTATGAAAGATATTGAAATGCTGCGTCAACGTAACCTTGCGTTAGGCGGTAGTATGGATAACGCAATTGTTGTCGATGACTTTAGAGTGTTGAACGAAGATGGCCTGCGTTACGAAGATGAATTTGTAAAACATAAGATTTTGGATGCTATCGGCGACTTGTATTTATTAGGCCACAGTTTAATCGGTGAATTCCATGGTCACAAATCCGGCCATGAATTGAATAATAAATTGTTGAGAGAGCTACTAATCCAACCAGAAGCTTGGGAAGAAGTCACCTTTGACGACAACGACGAATTTCCTATTTCGTATATGGAACCGTTACCGGCATCAGTTTAA
- the ftsA gene encoding cell division protein FtsA yields MKKNSDKNLIVGLDIGTSKVAAIVGEITPDGTIDVIGIGTNSSRGLKKGVVVNLESTVHSIQRAIEEAELMAGCQINSVFVGIAGSHISSLNSSGVVGIKESEVIQSDIERVIDAARAVVIPADQKILHIMPQEFIIDGQEGIKEPVGMAGIRLEAKVHIVTGAVSAAQNIIKCVRRCGLEVDDIILEQLASSSSVLTDDEKELGVCLVDIGGGTTDIAVFCDGFIRHTAVIPIAGDQVTNDIAVALRTPTQHADEIKLKYACALTQLVQDDEMIDVPSIGDRPTRKISRGNLAEIIEPRYEELMMLVQAELRRSGYEDIVAAGIVLTGGSAKVEGLVELAEEVFHMPVRLGYPQYVSGLSDVVRNPIYATGVGLLLFGQQNTVASSSEMKNGFEAMWEKMKSWFQGNF; encoded by the coding sequence ATGAAGAAAAATAGTGATAAAAATTTAATTGTTGGTTTAGATATCGGAACATCGAAGGTAGCGGCGATTGTCGGCGAAATAACGCCGGATGGCACGATTGATGTGATTGGTATTGGGACTAACAGTTCACGAGGATTGAAAAAAGGCGTCGTGGTCAATCTCGAGTCTACCGTGCATTCGATCCAGCGCGCTATTGAAGAAGCTGAGTTGATGGCGGGTTGCCAAATTAACTCCGTATTTGTTGGTATTGCTGGGAGTCATATCAGCAGCTTGAACTCCAGCGGTGTTGTCGGAATTAAAGAAAGTGAAGTGATTCAGTCGGATATTGAGCGGGTGATTGATGCTGCTAGGGCGGTGGTTATTCCTGCGGATCAAAAAATACTGCATATTATGCCGCAAGAATTCATTATTGATGGGCAAGAAGGGATCAAAGAACCAGTGGGAATGGCTGGTATTAGACTTGAGGCAAAAGTGCATATCGTGACCGGTGCGGTTAGTGCGGCTCAGAACATTATTAAGTGTGTGCGTCGCTGCGGCTTGGAAGTAGACGATATTATTTTGGAGCAATTAGCATCGAGCAGTTCTGTGTTAACAGATGATGAGAAAGAGTTGGGTGTTTGCTTGGTTGATATTGGCGGTGGAACCACAGACATCGCCGTATTTTGCGATGGGTTTATACGCCATACCGCAGTGATCCCAATTGCCGGTGATCAAGTGACCAATGATATTGCCGTGGCGCTTCGGACGCCGACACAACACGCAGATGAAATTAAGTTGAAGTACGCCTGTGCGCTGACTCAGCTGGTGCAAGATGATGAAATGATCGATGTGCCAAGTATTGGTGACCGTCCAACGCGAAAAATATCACGCGGTAATTTGGCAGAAATAATTGAGCCACGTTATGAAGAACTCATGATGTTAGTGCAAGCCGAGCTAAGGCGCTCGGGTTATGAAGATATTGTTGCCGCAGGCATCGTATTGACGGGCGGTAGTGCAAAAGTTGAAGGTTTGGTTGAGCTGGCAGAAGAGGTATTTCATATGCCAGTTCGTTTGGGTTATCCACAGTATGTGTCTGGCTTGAGTGACGTGGTGCGAAACCCAATTTATGCCACGGGTGTGGGCTTGTTGTTATTTGGCCAGCAAAATACTGTGGCAAGTAGTAGCGAAATGAAGAATGGTTTTGAAGCGATGTGGGAAAAAATGAAAAGCTGGTTTCAGGGTAATTTTTAA
- a CDS encoding cell division protein FtsQ/DivIB, protein MKDLSSIFIEHSRPWVKSAFLLLLVACACWQLMAWLEKPTTMPIKHVRIEGALNYITHDEISQSLSQLVQTGYFAMDADAIIKNVTAIEWVEKARVRRVWPDMMVLSLQEQQPVAVWNETALLNPQGEVFQPVFDAALLKLPHLSGITSDSKKLLAEQEKIDRSIESIGVSIKRLALAEHGSWSAVMSNGVKIKAGNQRPDQKISKSLMLLASLDGDLIEHIELIDLRYPNGMAVTWRSGYEFNELGVKTAVIAMNKDWPNKG, encoded by the coding sequence ATGAAAGACCTGAGCAGCATCTTCATTGAGCACTCAAGACCGTGGGTAAAAAGTGCTTTTCTGTTGCTACTGGTGGCATGTGCTTGCTGGCAGTTAATGGCGTGGTTAGAAAAACCCACCACGATGCCGATTAAACACGTGCGTATTGAAGGTGCGTTGAATTATATAACGCATGATGAAATATCACAGTCGTTATCCCAGTTGGTGCAGACGGGGTATTTTGCAATGGACGCTGATGCCATTATTAAAAATGTAACCGCAATAGAGTGGGTGGAAAAAGCACGCGTAAGACGTGTTTGGCCGGATATGATGGTGTTGTCTTTGCAAGAGCAGCAGCCAGTCGCAGTGTGGAATGAAACGGCGTTATTGAACCCACAAGGTGAGGTGTTTCAACCCGTGTTTGATGCCGCGTTACTAAAGCTGCCTCATTTATCAGGCATTACTAGCGACAGTAAAAAACTACTGGCAGAACAAGAAAAAATAGACCGCTCTATCGAGAGTATCGGCGTTTCAATTAAACGGCTTGCTTTAGCGGAACATGGCAGTTGGTCGGCAGTGATGAGTAACGGCGTAAAGATTAAAGCAGGCAATCAACGACCCGATCAAAAAATAAGTAAATCGTTAATGCTTTTAGCATCACTTGACGGCGACTTGATAGAGCACATTGAGTTGATAGATTTGCGTTACCCAAATGGCATGGCCGTGACCTGGAGAAGCGGGTATGAGTTTAATGAATTGGGTGTGAAAACAGCGGTTATAGCAATGAACAAGGATTGGCCAAATAAAGGCTAG
- the secA gene encoding preprotein translocase subunit SecA yields the protein MISNIVKKVFGSRNDRFVKTKQKTVKKINEIEESIKALDDDALKAKTEEFRGRLTNGETLESLITEAFAVVREAGIRSLGMRHFDVQLIGGMVLNDGRIAEMKTGEGKTLVATLSAYLNALPGKGVHMVTVNDYLAERDSEWMGQLFEFLGMTTGVIVNVMSPEQRREAYAADITYGTNNEFGFDYLRDNMAFGVEDKVQRELNYAIVDEVDSILIDEARTPLIISGPTDDKSELYIKLNDLVKDLTQEVEGQEGGEYTVDEKSKQAFLTELGHEKIEELLTNSGLLSEHESLYDASNIGLMHHVYAALRASSLYQKDVDYIIQNGQVVIVDEFTGRTMPGRRWGEGLHQAVEAKENVKIQSENQTMASITFQNFFRMYNKLSGMTGTADTEAFEFQQIYGLEVIVIPTHRDMARDDAGDLVYLTAEEKYEAVIDDIEDCFKRKQPVLVGTTSIEVSEHLSSSLNKKKVPHEVLNAKQHEREAQIIANAGALGSVTIATNMAGRGTDIVLGGKKDESEASADWEDKHQAVLDVGGLRVIGTERHESRRIDNQLRGRSGRQGDPGASRFYLSLEDSLMRIFASERVSGLMQKLGLEKGESIEHPWVSKAIENAQRKVEGHNFDIRKQLLQYDDVANDQRKVIYEQRNEIMEASNIADTIVSIRDDVVTDLIDQYIPLQSVEEQWDLTGLQTALEDEFYCKLNIKEQLDEDESLHEESLRELISKSINEDYAKKEILAGAEVLRHFEKSVMLQTLDSMWREHLGAMDHLRQGIHLRGYAQKDPKQEYKREAFELFTAMLDTLKREVVMLVTKVQVRAEEDVQAVEQQRRIQQKMEFKHADVNALEGESEAEAAEKGQPFQRTDKKVGRNEPCPCGSGKKFKQCHGKL from the coding sequence ATGATCTCAAATATCGTAAAGAAAGTTTTTGGCAGTCGAAATGACCGATTTGTCAAAACAAAGCAAAAAACTGTTAAAAAAATTAACGAAATCGAAGAGTCAATTAAGGCACTAGATGATGACGCGTTAAAAGCCAAGACAGAAGAGTTTAGAGGTCGGCTTACAAACGGTGAAACACTTGAATCGTTAATAACAGAAGCATTTGCGGTAGTAAGAGAAGCCGGCATACGTTCGTTAGGCATGCGTCACTTTGATGTCCAATTGATTGGCGGCATGGTGCTAAACGATGGGCGCATCGCCGAGATGAAAACGGGTGAAGGGAAAACCTTAGTTGCAACGCTATCGGCCTATTTAAATGCGCTGCCAGGAAAAGGCGTTCACATGGTGACAGTGAATGATTACTTGGCTGAGCGTGACTCAGAATGGATGGGCCAGTTATTTGAATTCTTAGGCATGACAACGGGTGTGATTGTTAATGTAATGAGCCCCGAGCAACGTCGTGAGGCCTACGCCGCAGATATTACTTACGGCACGAATAACGAGTTCGGCTTCGACTACCTTCGTGACAATATGGCGTTTGGCGTTGAAGATAAAGTTCAGCGCGAACTCAATTACGCGATTGTGGATGAGGTTGATTCGATTCTTATTGATGAGGCCAGAACGCCGCTCATTATTTCAGGGCCGACAGACGATAAAAGCGAGTTATACATAAAGCTTAATGACTTAGTTAAAGATTTAACACAGGAAGTTGAAGGGCAAGAGGGTGGTGAGTACACGGTCGATGAGAAGTCAAAGCAAGCCTTTTTAACAGAGCTAGGGCATGAAAAAATCGAAGAATTGCTCACTAATAGTGGTCTATTAAGTGAGCACGAGAGCTTATACGATGCCTCTAACATTGGATTGATGCACCATGTTTATGCTGCATTACGTGCGAGTTCCTTGTATCAAAAAGACGTTGATTACATTATCCAAAACGGACAAGTGGTTATTGTTGATGAGTTTACAGGGCGAACGATGCCTGGCAGACGTTGGGGTGAAGGCCTGCACCAAGCGGTCGAAGCGAAAGAAAATGTAAAGATCCAAAGTGAAAACCAAACGATGGCGTCCATTACATTCCAGAACTTTTTTAGAATGTATAACAAACTATCGGGGATGACCGGTACAGCCGATACCGAAGCGTTCGAATTTCAACAAATTTATGGCTTAGAAGTTATTGTCATTCCAACCCATCGTGATATGGCGCGAGACGATGCTGGCGACCTTGTGTATTTAACGGCAGAAGAAAAGTACGAAGCCGTTATTGATGATATCGAAGACTGTTTTAAACGTAAGCAGCCTGTTTTGGTCGGTACAACGTCGATTGAAGTGTCGGAGCATCTCTCATCGAGTTTGAATAAAAAGAAAGTACCTCACGAAGTGTTGAATGCTAAACAGCATGAGCGTGAGGCTCAAATTATTGCGAATGCCGGTGCTTTAGGCTCTGTCACCATTGCAACTAATATGGCGGGTCGTGGCACGGATATCGTGTTAGGTGGTAAGAAAGATGAAAGTGAGGCATCGGCCGATTGGGAAGACAAGCATCAGGCTGTATTAGATGTTGGCGGCCTACGTGTTATTGGTACAGAGCGCCACGAATCACGCCGTATCGATAACCAGCTCAGAGGTCGTTCAGGACGTCAAGGCGATCCTGGTGCCAGTCGTTTTTATCTATCGTTAGAAGATAGTTTGATGCGGATTTTTGCCTCTGAGCGTGTGTCAGGTTTAATGCAGAAACTCGGTTTAGAAAAGGGTGAGTCTATCGAACACCCTTGGGTCAGCAAGGCGATTGAGAATGCACAAAGAAAAGTAGAAGGGCATAACTTCGATATTCGTAAGCAGTTGCTTCAATACGACGATGTTGCAAATGATCAGCGTAAAGTGATCTATGAGCAGCGCAACGAAATTATGGAAGCGTCTAATATTGCCGACACGATTGTGTCAATTCGTGACGATGTTGTTACTGATTTAATCGATCAGTATATTCCGTTGCAGTCAGTGGAAGAACAATGGGACTTAACTGGTTTGCAAACGGCACTTGAAGATGAGTTTTACTGCAAACTTAATATTAAAGAACAGTTGGATGAAGATGAGAGTTTGCACGAAGAAAGTTTGCGTGAATTAATATCAAAGTCCATTAATGAAGATTATGCGAAAAAAGAGATCTTAGCTGGCGCTGAAGTGCTTAGACATTTTGAAAAATCCGTTATGTTACAAACGCTTGATTCAATGTGGAGAGAGCACCTAGGTGCAATGGATCATTTGAGACAAGGGATTCATCTTCGGGGCTATGCGCAAAAAGACCCTAAGCAAGAATATAAACGTGAAGCTTTTGAGTTGTTTACGGCCATGCTAGACACATTAAAACGTGAAGTGGTTATGTTGGTAACTAAAGTGCAAGTTCGAGCTGAAGAGGATGTTCAAGCTGTTGAGCAGCAACGCCGTATTCAGCAAAAAATGGAATTTAAACACGCAGATGTCAATGCGCTTGAGGGTGAATCTGAGGCGGAGGCCGCTGAAAAAGGTCAGCCGTTTCAACGCACAGATAAAAAAGTTGGCCGCAATGAACCGTGTCCATGTGGTTCAGGTAAGAAATTTAAGCAGTGTCACGGCAAGCTATAA
- the ftsZ gene encoding cell division protein FtsZ translates to MFELMDAHTQNAVIKVIGVGGGGGNAVNHMVSSEIDGVEFICANTDAQALKNTPVKTVLQLGHNSTKGLGAGANPEVGRQAAIEDRERIQEVIAGSDMVFITAGMGGGTGTGAAPIVAEIAKEMGILTVAVVTKPFPFEGKKRMLLAENGIEELALHVDSLITIPNEKLLHVLGKEMSLLNAFKAANDVLLGAVQGIAELITCPGLINVDFADVRTVMSEMGDAMMGTGTASGESRARDAAEAAIHSPLLEDINVQGARGILVNITAGLDMSIGEFEEVGQAIRDFASDDANVVVGTVIDPDLSDEMRVTVVATGLGGKVAAVEPTPIVQVKREPIKVAELNEEDLDIPTIMRDKKSAVASQKTASLDNTLDPSYLDIPAFLRRQAD, encoded by the coding sequence ATGTTCGAATTAATGGATGCACACACACAAAATGCGGTAATTAAAGTAATTGGCGTTGGCGGTGGAGGTGGCAATGCCGTTAACCATATGGTGAGTAGCGAAATAGATGGGGTTGAGTTCATCTGTGCGAACACCGATGCACAAGCACTAAAAAACACGCCGGTCAAAACTGTTTTGCAGTTAGGGCATAACAGCACAAAGGGTCTGGGCGCAGGTGCTAACCCAGAAGTGGGGCGTCAAGCAGCAATTGAAGATAGAGAGCGAATACAAGAAGTGATCGCAGGCTCAGATATGGTGTTTATCACAGCCGGTATGGGCGGTGGAACGGGCACAGGTGCGGCGCCGATAGTCGCTGAAATAGCAAAAGAAATGGGCATTTTAACGGTGGCCGTTGTTACTAAACCATTCCCGTTCGAAGGCAAGAAAAGAATGCTATTAGCGGAAAATGGGATTGAGGAGTTGGCGCTACATGTTGATTCGTTGATAACGATTCCAAATGAAAAGCTGTTGCACGTATTGGGTAAAGAAATGAGCTTGCTCAACGCGTTTAAAGCAGCCAATGACGTGTTGCTCGGCGCAGTTCAGGGCATTGCAGAATTGATTACTTGCCCAGGCTTGATCAACGTCGATTTCGCCGATGTTAGGACGGTAATGTCAGAGATGGGTGATGCGATGATGGGTACTGGTACGGCTAGCGGCGAGTCAAGAGCCCGAGATGCAGCGGAAGCTGCGATTCATAGTCCATTGTTAGAAGATATTAATGTACAAGGTGCTCGTGGTATCTTGGTTAATATTACGGCCGGTCTAGATATGTCTATTGGTGAGTTTGAAGAAGTGGGTCAGGCAATTAGAGACTTTGCTTCAGACGATGCAAATGTAGTTGTCGGCACGGTTATTGATCCGGATTTATCAGATGAAATGCGCGTAACAGTGGTTGCGACAGGTTTAGGCGGGAAAGTTGCTGCGGTTGAACCAACGCCGATTGTTCAAGTGAAAAGAGAGCCAATTAAAGTGGCCGAACTAAATGAAGAAGACCTTGATATTCCGACGATTATGCGCGACAAAAAATCTGCTGTTGCGTCACAAAAAACAGCTAGCTTAGATAATACATTAGATCCGTCATACCTAGATATACCCGCATTTTTAAGAAGACAAGCGGACTAG
- a CDS encoding D-alanine--D-alanine ligase, whose product MSTVQSANQFGKVAVLMGGNAAEREISLLSGQAVLTALQAQGVDAVKFDLQTSSLSELKEMRIDRVFNIVHGRGGEDGQLQGALELLDIPYTGSGVLGSALGMDKLRTKLCWLGAGIPTPAWMELTSEADVERCVQKLAFPVMVKPALEGSSLGMAKAENIEQLHKAYKQASTFACEVMAEQWVEGDEYTVAILGDSALPMIRLETPNDFYDYAAKYEVNTTQYHCPCGLDAEQERALQDLSIKAFKILGGSGWGRVDFMLDQMGVPQLLEINTVPGMTDHSLVPMAAKQAGIDFNALVWGILETSFDNMAVLK is encoded by the coding sequence ATGAGTACCGTGCAATCAGCCAATCAATTTGGCAAAGTAGCAGTGCTTATGGGCGGCAACGCAGCCGAACGAGAAATTTCCCTATTGAGTGGGCAGGCTGTGTTGACGGCTTTACAAGCTCAGGGTGTGGATGCGGTTAAGTTTGATTTGCAAACTTCGTCCCTAAGTGAGTTGAAAGAAATGCGTATAGATCGCGTTTTCAATATCGTGCATGGGCGCGGTGGTGAAGATGGCCAATTGCAAGGTGCGCTGGAATTACTCGATATTCCATACACGGGAAGCGGTGTGTTGGGCTCGGCGCTAGGAATGGACAAGTTAAGAACGAAACTTTGCTGGTTGGGTGCGGGTATACCAACGCCAGCGTGGATGGAGCTAACATCAGAAGCAGATGTAGAGCGATGCGTACAAAAGCTCGCTTTCCCTGTGATGGTTAAGCCAGCGCTAGAAGGTTCTAGTTTGGGGATGGCCAAAGCTGAAAATATTGAGCAATTACACAAAGCGTACAAACAGGCGTCAACATTTGCTTGCGAGGTGATGGCCGAACAATGGGTCGAAGGTGACGAGTATACGGTTGCGATTTTAGGTGATAGCGCGTTACCAATGATCCGTTTAGAAACGCCGAATGATTTTTATGACTACGCAGCAAAATACGAGGTAAATACCACACAATACCATTGCCCTTGTGGTTTAGATGCTGAGCAAGAGCGTGCATTGCAAGACTTGTCGATTAAAGCATTCAAAATATTAGGCGGTAGTGGTTGGGGTAGGGTCGACTTCATGTTGGATCAAATGGGCGTGCCGCAATTACTGGAAATAAACACTGTGCCGGGGATGACTGATCATAGCTTGGTGCCAATGGCTGCAAAGCAAGCGGGTATCGATTTTAATGCATTGGTTTGGGGTATTTTAGAGACCAGTTTTGATAACATGGCGGTGCTGAAATGA
- a CDS encoding M23 family metallopeptidase — MQIILLTKGKKKTISFSDRQKKAIAVLIGGFTLSLAGYLFLPNTDESVLASQSNSVNQELLAQRAELERIREKTRNTLDSIALRVGQMQAQLTRLNAVGEHLAKKAKLNSPEFNFDELPAIGSAEVEGSLESFTESQLLHDIQVLDDQFSLREKQLKLLGTFSANKRLSKEVRPAGLPVQKGWLSSYYGYRADPFSGKRKFHHGVDIAGKDGTNVLAAASGMVTWAGKSGGYGNLVEVDHGSGYVTRYGHNKEIVVKTGDLVKQNDVIAKMGSTGRSTGPHVHFEVLRHGKKVNPRKYLYSSR; from the coding sequence ATGCAAATTATACTGTTAACAAAAGGCAAAAAGAAAACGATCAGTTTTTCAGACCGCCAAAAAAAGGCAATAGCCGTTTTAATCGGTGGCTTTACGTTGTCTTTAGCAGGGTATTTATTTCTCCCCAATACCGATGAGTCGGTATTGGCAAGCCAATCAAACAGCGTGAATCAAGAATTACTGGCTCAGCGTGCTGAACTTGAGCGGATACGCGAAAAAACTAGAAACACCCTAGACAGCATTGCATTACGTGTTGGGCAAATGCAAGCTCAGCTCACTAGACTGAATGCAGTGGGTGAACATTTGGCCAAAAAAGCAAAACTTAATTCTCCAGAGTTTAACTTTGATGAGTTACCTGCAATAGGCAGTGCTGAGGTTGAGGGTTCATTAGAGAGTTTTACAGAAAGTCAGCTATTGCATGATATTCAAGTGCTTGATGATCAGTTCTCATTGCGTGAGAAACAATTGAAATTACTCGGTACCTTTTCGGCTAATAAACGACTTTCAAAAGAAGTGCGTCCTGCTGGGTTACCGGTTCAGAAAGGTTGGCTATCGTCGTATTACGGTTACCGAGCCGATCCTTTTAGCGGTAAGAGGAAGTTCCACCATGGCGTTGATATTGCGGGTAAAGATGGTACCAACGTATTGGCAGCAGCGTCAGGCATGGTGACGTGGGCTGGGAAGAGTGGCGGCTATGGTAATCTAGTGGAGGTTGACCACGGCTCAGGTTATGTCACACGTTATGGGCACAATAAAGAAATCGTTGTTAAAACCGGCGACCTCGTTAAGCAAAATGATGTGATCGCCAAAATGGGGTCAACAGGTCGTTCAACAGGGCCTCATGTGCACTTTGAAGTCTTACGTCACGGTAAGAAAGTAAACCCCCGTAAGTACCTATACAGCTCTCGATAA
- the argJ gene encoding bifunctional glutamate N-acetyltransferase/amino-acid acetyltransferase ArgJ, with protein sequence MPVGGNVALNLKAVSGIRIGTASAGISQTERDDLTIFELAQGTQVAAVFTNNKFCAAPVLLAKKHLAEGSPRYLLINSGNANAGLGEPGLQAAQTCCIELADRVSSHNAQILPFSTGVIGEPLPVDKLVSGLQAAVDTLSIGNWSKAATAIMTTDTREKGCSRTVELGGASITITGIAKGSGMIEPNMATMLSYIATDMAISQPLLQQMLNEAADLSFNSISVDGDTSTNDALVLMATASANTTPINSAEDPRYPQFLSALKEVCYFLAEAIVRDGEGATKLIKITVEQADSVDDAKEVAYTVAQSPLVKTAFFASDPNWGRILAAVGRADIEHLNVDTISIHLDDTCIVDAGKRAPSYTEEMGQAVMDKEEILVRISLAQGTQSATVLTCDLSYDYVKINAEYRS encoded by the coding sequence ATGCCGGTTGGTGGTAATGTTGCATTAAATTTAAAAGCGGTGTCGGGTATTCGCATCGGCACTGCATCAGCCGGTATTTCACAAACAGAACGTGATGACCTAACCATTTTTGAGTTAGCTCAGGGCACGCAAGTGGCGGCTGTTTTTACAAACAATAAGTTTTGCGCAGCGCCGGTCTTGTTGGCAAAAAAGCATTTAGCTGAAGGCTCTCCGCGTTATCTATTGATCAACTCTGGCAATGCAAATGCAGGCTTAGGTGAGCCGGGGTTACAGGCAGCGCAAACGTGCTGCATTGAACTGGCAGATAGAGTTTCCTCTCATAACGCCCAAATATTGCCGTTTTCAACGGGGGTGATTGGTGAGCCATTGCCGGTTGATAAACTAGTGAGTGGCTTACAAGCTGCGGTAGACACGCTTAGTATAGGTAACTGGTCAAAAGCGGCTACAGCCATTATGACAACGGATACACGTGAAAAGGGCTGTTCTCGTACGGTAGAGCTTGGCGGTGCGTCAATAACCATTACCGGTATCGCTAAGGGTTCAGGAATGATTGAACCGAATATGGCGACCATGCTGTCTTATATCGCTACCGATATGGCTATTAGTCAACCACTACTCCAACAAATGTTGAACGAGGCGGCTGATCTGTCTTTTAATAGCATTTCGGTGGATGGCGACACTTCAACAAACGACGCGCTTGTATTGATGGCAACCGCCAGTGCGAATACAACGCCTATTAATTCAGCTGAAGACCCAAGGTATCCGCAATTTTTATCGGCGTTAAAAGAAGTATGCTACTTCTTAGCGGAGGCGATTGTGCGCGATGGAGAAGGCGCTACTAAGTTGATTAAGATAACAGTTGAGCAAGCGGATAGTGTTGACGATGCAAAGGAAGTCGCTTATACAGTTGCTCAATCGCCATTGGTTAAGACTGCATTTTTTGCGTCTGACCCAAACTGGGGAAGAATCTTAGCGGCAGTGGGGCGAGCCGATATAGAACACCTAAATGTTGATACTATTTCTATCCACCTAGACGATACGTGTATTGTTGATGCGGGCAAACGTGCACCTAGCTATACCGAAGAGATGGGGCAAGCCGTGATGGATAAAGAAGAAATTCTTGTCCGAATTAGTTTGGCGCAAGGCACACAGTCTGCCACTGTGCTGACCTGTGATTTGTCTTACGATTACGTCAAAATCAACGCCGAGTATCGTTCTTAA